The following nucleotide sequence is from Luteitalea sp..
GACCAGTTGGCGGACAGTGTGACGATTCGAGGTCGCTCCCTGAGCGTGCATGCCGCGCTACATCGATCGCTTGAGCATACGAGTTATCACATAGGCCAGATTGTGTATCTTGCCAAGTCGTTTCGCGGTCAAGAGTGGTCGTACCTGAGTATCCCGCCTGGCCATGTCTGAGGCGTACAATCGGCACCCGGAGATGGATCGTCACGCGACGCACGCGGGCCACGTTGGCGCGCGATCCCAAGCGCACGTGACGGGCGGGTTACCGAGATCCTTGCAGAGGACTCACCGGAGCACGTCGAACATCCGCGAGAATTTCACGATGAGCGATCGGTCCGTGCGCTCGGGGCGGTCGAAGAGGTCGTACAGCCCGCGCGTATCGGTGTAAACAACGAAGAGGCCGGTGTTGGCGGCCTGCAGCCAACCGAACCGCAGGTTGATCGACCACACGTCGGCCTGATCGTTGTATTGCACGAGCGTCTGGATGAACCTGCGCGTGTCGAACGAGTACGACACACGCGTGCGCACGAGATTGGCGGCGAAGCTGCCCCACGGCAGGTCTACGTCGTTGCGCTCGTAGTCCACCTCGGTAGTCAGGGTCTCGCTCACGCGCATGCGGAGCGTCGGGTTCACCGACACGCGGTCGCCGCCGAAGAACCCGCCGATCGTGCCCCGCACTTCGAAGCTGACGGCAGCGCCTTGATTGGTGAAGAAGACGAGCTGCGCCTCACGGTGCCCGTAGCTGTCTGGTGGCACGACGACTCCCGGAAAGATCTCGAACGGCGCTCGCACGCCCTCGTGCGTGAGGTTCATTCCAGTGTGGACCTCGTAGCTGTTCTTGAACTCCCAGTGCGCATCGATGTGCCAGTGACCGCTTTCCTGAAAGCCGTCGAAGCCCCAGTAGCCGCGATACGTGGTGTGCGGCCGCACCTCTTGGAGATTGAGGACGTTGGCCGGGCGAAAGCGGGTCATCACCCGCGCGTCCGGCTTGCGATAGCCCCGGCGGCTCAGGAAGCCGACCTCCGGATTGAACTGTTCTCCGACCTCTTGATACCCGAGCTCGACGTCGTAACGCGGCAGGTTGGTGCGTGACCGCACGTTGAACGCGACATCGTCGTCGTCGATGCCCGGCGTTTGCGTGGTGGCGACGAAGCTCGAGAGCACGGTGTGTCGGCCGACGCCCCACATGCCATCCACCGCATACGTCCGATTGCGGTCATCGGCTGCCGCCAGATTGCCCGTGGCTTGGCGGTTGACGAAGAGCACACCCAGCGAGGAGCGGTTCGGGAGATTGCGGCTGACCCGGACGACGGAGAAATTGTTCGCCGGCGTCTCGCCGCCGAACTCGTCGGTTTGCATGTTGAGCAGACCGACGTTGTACGTGCCCGCCTTGCCCGACATTCGGCCGCCGCCCAGGATGGGAATGGCCTCGCCATTCTCACTGATGCCGATGCGTCGGCTGAAGAAGAGGTCGACCTCCCCCGGGTCGCCGACCGTGAAGAAGCCGGCGTTCTCGAGAAAGAACGGCCGCTTCTCGGGGAAGAACAGGTTGAAGCGGTCGAGGTTCACTTGCTGTTCGTCCACATCGACCTGCGCGAAGTCGGTGTTCACGGTGGCATCGAGCGTCAGGCTCGGCGTGAGGTTGTACTTCGCGTCGACGCCCACGTCGCCGAGGACGTCCGTTTCGGCTGGCTTCTCGCCGGACGCGAGCATGTTCCCAAGCACGTACGGTGTGACTCTGAGGTTGCGAATCGTCGGCGTTTGGAGACCAGAGACGCTCCCCGCCAGCGAGAGCCGATACAAGTCGTACTGCCGCGGGATCGGTGCCCAGTACGCGCGTTCATTGCGGCGCCGGATGTTTCGCTGGAAGTTCACGCCCCACACGTGGTCGGTGCCCGACGGGAAGCGCAGCGTGCGAAAGGGAATGGCGAACTCGGCGCTCCAGCCGATCTCGGTCACCTGGGTGCGGACGGACCACGCGCCATCCCAGTTCAGATTGAAGCCGCCGCCCGAACCGGACTGTTGCCGCTGGCCGGGCTCGAGCCCGCCCCCGCCCTGACCTTCGTTGGTCACTTGTCCGTCGTATTCGATGCCGGCCGGGTTGGTGCCAAAGACGAAGCCCGTCAACTGGTCGCGATACGTATCGAAGATCATCTGGAAGCTGTCGGTTTCGTCGAGCGGCGCGTCGCGGAGCGCGTCCGAGACAATAATCGAGCGCGGGGATCGGTCGAAGCAGACGACGCCGACGTACAAGGTGTCGGCGCTGAACAGGAGCCGCACCTCCGTACGTTCCGACGCCGGCTGCCCTTCGTTCGGCTGTTCCTGCCAGAACGCCGTAGCCTCGGACGCTTCCTGCCAGATGGCCTCGCCGAGGATGTCTCCGTCGATCACAGGTGCCTCGTCGACGCGTGTGGCCGTAATCGATGGACGGCCGCCCGGCCCTGGCGCGGCGGCGCCGACCTGCAGGTCCTGCGCGGGCACCGCGGCCGCGCCCAGCACTAGCGGGCTGCTGAAAGACGCAGCCTGAATGCAAAAGGCAAAATGAAGAATGCAAGAATAGGCCTGAATGTGCATTTTACGTTTTGCGTTGACAGAGGGTTTTTCATCATCCTGCTAGAAGCTCAGGCGGACGGCGAGCTGCAGCTGCCGGGACGATCCGACCGTCGAAAAAATCTTTGCCGCGTTGCCGACCGGAGTGCCGTCGGGGCTGTTGAACAGAACCACGCCGCCAGTGCCGGAATTCTGCGGCGCCGCGAAGTTGGCGCGGTTCAGGAGATTGAAGGCCTCGAGGCGCAACGATAGTCGATGCGTGTCGCCGACCCTGATGACCCGTGCCAGGGCCACGTCGACCGAGGCGTATCCGGGACCAATCAGCGTATTGCGGCCGAGCGTGCCAAGGTGTCCCGGCT
It contains:
- a CDS encoding DUF1572 domain-containing protein; translated protein: MAKWEEGWTALFQALEGLTDDQLADSVTIRGRSLSVHAALHRSLEHTSYHIGQIVYLAKSFRGQEWSYLSIPPGHV
- a CDS encoding hydrolase — its product is MWQEASEATAFWQEQPNEGQPASERTEVRLLFSADTLYVGVVCFDRSPRSIIVSDALRDAPLDETDSFQMIFDTYRDQLTGFVFGTNPAGIEYDGQVTNEGQGGGGLEPGQRQQSGSGGGFNLNWDGAWSVRTQVTEIGWSAEFAIPFRTLRFPSGTDHVWGVNFQRNIRRRNERAYWAPIPRQYDLYRLSLAGSVSGLQTPTIRNLRVTPYVLGNMLASGEKPAETDVLGDVGVDAKYNLTPSLTLDATVNTDFAQVDVDEQQVNLDRFNLFFPEKRPFFLENAGFFTVGDPGEVDLFFSRRIGISENGEAIPILGGGRMSGKAGTYNVGLLNMQTDEFGGETPANNFSVVRVSRNLPNRSSLGVLFVNRQATGNLAAADDRNRTYAVDGMWGVGRHTVLSSFVATTQTPGIDDDDVAFNVRSRTNLPRYDVELGYQEVGEQFNPEVGFLSRRGYRKPDARVMTRFRPANVLNLQEVRPHTTYRGYWGFDGFQESGHWHIDAHWEFKNSYEVHTGMNLTHEGVRAPFEIFPGVVVPPDSYGHREAQLVFFTNQGAAVSFEVRGTIGGFFGGDRVSVNPTLRMRVSETLTTEVDYERNDVDLPWGSFAANLVRTRVSYSFDTRRFIQTLVQYNDQADVWSINLRFGWLQAANTGLFVVYTDTRGLYDLFDRPERTDRSLIVKFSRMFDVLR